Proteins encoded in a region of the Candidatus Nitrosomarinus catalina genome:
- the dndC gene encoding DNA phosphorothioation system sulfurtransferase DndC: protein MSESVFDKRKLTDVYEEIRKVYLSDNRPWIIGFSGGKDSTCLVQLVWNALSELSPEKLQKQVYVISSDTLVESPQIAARITGSLNKMEKHGQEQHLPLSTNLLRPKLSDTFWVRLLGLGYPAPTVMFRWCTDMLKINNADRFIEEKVSEYGEAIVLLGMRKSESISRHQTMNLYKIDNSLLSRHSKFAQTYIYTPIEDFSAEDVWNYLLQNKNPWNENNRDLLALYQDANASECPLVVDTSTPSCGGGRFGCWTCTVVDKQSYLNNLIENGEEWMEILAELREELKQTQEPQAWEKVREKKRRNGKVDLKTHDVKCTKCSTVINDISLKNCPICLAKDNLEIPLIRYTPGPYTMKFRKEYLEKLLVGQVKIQKQKNDPDMELILQEEIHEIQRIWRMEQGDWHNSAYQIYEKITGIKLESAKEDLGGFGEMEEELLQQVCVDHNVPAKLVSTLLNKEFENQGATRHSKIFGEIKKQLSKEWREDMDVIMDELHQERKEKESVPSSKRKEKTNASN, encoded by the coding sequence TTGAGTGAATCTGTTTTTGATAAAAGAAAGTTAACTGACGTTTATGAAGAAATAAGAAAAGTATACCTTAGTGATAATCGCCCCTGGATAATTGGATTCAGTGGTGGCAAAGATTCAACTTGTTTAGTTCAATTGGTATGGAATGCATTATCTGAACTCTCTCCTGAAAAATTACAAAAGCAGGTTTACGTTATTTCATCAGATACTTTAGTGGAATCCCCACAAATTGCAGCAAGAATTACTGGCAGTTTAAACAAAATGGAAAAACATGGACAAGAACAACATTTGCCGTTATCAACTAATTTACTTCGACCAAAACTATCTGATACTTTTTGGGTTAGATTACTTGGATTGGGTTATCCTGCACCAACTGTAATGTTTCGTTGGTGTACTGATATGCTAAAAATAAACAATGCAGATAGATTCATTGAAGAAAAAGTCTCTGAGTATGGTGAGGCAATTGTACTACTTGGGATGAGAAAGTCCGAAAGTATCTCAAGACACCAAACAATGAATTTGTATAAAATTGACAACAGTCTATTATCAAGGCACTCAAAATTTGCACAAACTTACATCTACACCCCAATTGAGGATTTTTCTGCAGAAGATGTTTGGAATTATCTGTTACAAAACAAAAATCCATGGAATGAAAATAATCGAGATTTGCTAGCATTATACCAAGATGCCAACGCAAGTGAATGTCCCTTGGTAGTTGATACCAGTACTCCATCTTGCGGTGGTGGCAGATTTGGATGCTGGACCTGTACTGTTGTAGACAAGCAGAGTTACCTCAATAATTTAATTGAAAATGGCGAGGAATGGATGGAGATTTTAGCAGAATTGCGAGAGGAACTAAAGCAAACTCAGGAACCTCAAGCATGGGAAAAAGTAAGAGAGAAAAAACGAAGAAACGGCAAAGTAGACCTAAAAACTCATGACGTAAAATGTACTAAATGCTCTACTGTCATTAATGATATATCATTAAAAAATTGCCCCATATGTCTTGCAAAAGATAATCTTGAAATTCCTTTGATAAGATATACTCCCGGACCATATACTATGAAATTTAGAAAAGAGTATTTGGAAAAATTACTAGTTGGACAAGTAAAAATTCAAAAACAAAAAAATGATCCTGACATGGAATTAATTTTACAAGAAGAAATTCATGAAATACAAAGAATATGGAGAATGGAACAAGGAGATTGGCATAATTCAGCTTATCAAATCTATGAAAAAATTACTGGAATAAAATTAGAATCTGCCAAAGAAGATTTGGGAGGTTTTGGAGAAATGGAAGAAGAGTTACTGCAACAGGTTTGTGTAGACCATAACGTCCCTGCAAAATTAGTTAGTACTTTGTTAAACAAAGAATTTGAAAACCAGGGTGCTACAAGACATTCAAAAATATTTGGAGAAATTAAAAAACAACTTTCTAAAGAATGGCGTGAGGATATGGATGTAATTATGGATGAATTGCATCAAGAACGTAAAGAAAAGGAATCTGTTCCTTCATCTAAAAGAAAGGAGAAAACTAATGCTTCTAACTAA
- a CDS encoding HNH endonuclease has protein sequence MTDFPKTKNHQEFEEKFLSMVVHGKKSTTYKFAFAKFLLEYCKQDRVEEHVEFSTIAKYFLEFFWPQVCKTKLNHAPRYTKKGGIKVPDIITIIGNEFSESWYPKNYAYYERQEGTKIQNCIDAISEKCFNDVVWRFQKIASIEPENPLFFKYQVVSGWSDANRKDTDLAFGIYLNPEFIKFVQEKHVLLNAVVILEWARFLEKYNRDVPLIIPKLEGSEIKRDTVYSNKAKHELTEAGYNRCFYCKIKFSDSIKVHLEHVIPFDYISEDNIWNYSLACQSCNCHKSGFLPPEEFIDQLIENITKDKERIPMLKDSVNMIGDNYPEIIKNHYNSAKRLGYAIKHMPPNKLN, from the coding sequence ATGACAGATTTTCCCAAAACAAAAAATCATCAGGAATTTGAAGAAAAATTTCTTTCAATGGTAGTGCACGGGAAAAAATCAACCACATACAAATTTGCATTTGCCAAATTTCTACTGGAATACTGTAAGCAAGATAGAGTTGAAGAGCATGTAGAATTTTCTACCATTGCCAAATATTTTTTGGAATTTTTTTGGCCACAAGTATGCAAAACCAAATTAAATCACGCACCAAGATATACAAAAAAAGGCGGAATTAAAGTGCCAGATATAATTACAATCATAGGAAATGAATTTTCTGAATCATGGTACCCAAAAAACTATGCTTACTATGAACGACAAGAGGGAACTAAAATTCAAAATTGCATTGATGCCATATCTGAAAAATGTTTCAATGATGTTGTGTGGAGATTTCAAAAAATTGCCAGTATTGAGCCTGAAAATCCCTTATTTTTCAAATATCAAGTAGTATCTGGCTGGAGTGATGCAAATAGAAAGGACACGGATCTTGCATTTGGGATATATCTCAATCCAGAATTTATCAAATTTGTTCAAGAAAAGCATGTCTTGCTAAACGCAGTTGTGATACTTGAATGGGCACGCTTCTTGGAAAAATATAACAGAGACGTTCCATTGATTATTCCAAAACTTGAAGGCTCAGAAATCAAAAGAGATACAGTATATTCTAACAAAGCAAAACATGAACTAACTGAAGCAGGTTACAACAGATGTTTCTATTGTAAAATTAAATTTTCAGATTCTATCAAAGTACACCTTGAACATGTCATACCATTTGATTATATTTCTGAAGACAACATTTGGAACTATTCTTTGGCATGTCAGAGTTGCAATTGTCATAAATCAGGATTTCTGCCCCCAGAAGAATTCATTGATCAATTAATTGAAAACATTACAAAAGATAAGGAAAGAATACCAATGTTAAAAGATTCAGTAAATATGATAGGAGATAATTATCCAGAAATTATTAAAAATCACTACAACAGTGCTAAGCGGTTAGGATATGCAATCAAACACATGCCTCCCAACAAATTAAATTAA
- the dndD gene encoding DNA sulfur modification protein DndD, translating to MLLTKIILNDFGVYRGRNEFDVQTTKDKPIILIGGTNGAGKTTLFESVMLCLYGQNSFDTKITQKQYHAKILRLIHRILGTKKAADSASLGVEFQYAHAGKVLEYKVFRMWQNNDGSIDEKFAIEKRMLGDEKFVKLDSLEESEWQTFIDQLLPKGITKLFFFDGEKIQNIADSGNEDKFIRSSFDTLLGLDLVKQLIDDIGISVLRNSDGDTKKILEEIELKTKEKQMCESKIEKLQYKQSELNLQKTNLEKQLAVHEQQFKKLGGDFADKRESLQVDKTKFESKLENVEKDIRDMCADTLPFSLIPKQMHELKNEINLDLQKIKNNYEKEILNKNFKELENKINSDSFLSKYDSKLKNELSAQINELFAKKLDSISESQELSYNFSEHDMDKITNLIDSVNDENLSRLEALAKSHNVLTNSLNLTSVSLESAPKDDQIGPIFSELTKTSRELGELENEIENLENLEAQEKSVLILLNSQIRINLTKKQIDKKRLAGLELGPKVQEVLEDYSNILRSKKLELLERYILDGLTTLLHKTDFIEKVKINGETFEIKLFKGNDDEITKDMLSKGELQMYSTSIVQALAKTSGRPLPFMIDTPLARLDEDHRKSLVGEFYPIASHQTIILSTDSEINYEHYKELKPYIAKSIVISYDSENGKTVLHDRYFFNNKGEKEIEV from the coding sequence ATGCTTCTAACTAAAATAATTTTAAATGATTTTGGAGTGTATAGGGGAAGAAACGAATTTGATGTGCAAACCACTAAAGACAAACCAATAATCTTGATTGGAGGAACAAATGGTGCAGGTAAAACAACTCTGTTTGAATCAGTCATGCTGTGTCTGTATGGACAAAATTCCTTTGATACAAAAATAACTCAAAAACAGTATCATGCCAAAATTTTGAGGCTAATTCATAGAATTTTAGGCACAAAAAAGGCTGCAGATTCTGCATCTCTTGGAGTTGAATTTCAATATGCTCATGCCGGGAAAGTTTTGGAGTACAAAGTATTTCGAATGTGGCAAAACAATGATGGTTCAATTGATGAGAAGTTTGCCATTGAAAAAAGGATGTTAGGTGATGAAAAATTTGTCAAACTTGATTCCTTGGAGGAATCTGAATGGCAGACATTCATTGATCAATTGCTTCCAAAGGGAATTACAAAGTTGTTTTTCTTTGATGGGGAGAAAATTCAAAATATTGCTGATTCTGGAAATGAGGATAAATTCATCAGATCTTCTTTTGATACTTTGCTTGGATTGGATTTAGTAAAACAACTAATTGATGATATTGGTATTAGTGTTTTAAGAAATTCTGATGGGGATACAAAAAAAATTCTAGAAGAAATTGAACTCAAAACAAAAGAAAAACAAATGTGTGAATCAAAAATAGAAAAACTACAATACAAACAATCTGAATTAAATTTACAAAAAACTAATTTGGAAAAACAACTTGCAGTACATGAACAGCAATTCAAAAAATTGGGTGGAGATTTTGCAGATAAACGAGAGTCTTTGCAGGTTGATAAAACAAAATTTGAATCAAAATTAGAAAATGTTGAAAAAGACATTAGGGATATGTGTGCAGATACATTGCCATTTAGTTTGATTCCAAAACAAATGCATGAATTAAAAAATGAAATTAACTTGGATTTGCAAAAAATTAAAAATAATTATGAGAAAGAAATTTTGAATAAAAATTTCAAAGAATTAGAAAATAAAATAAATTCTGATTCATTTTTATCAAAATACGATTCGAAACTCAAAAATGAATTATCTGCACAAATCAATGAATTGTTTGCAAAAAAATTAGATTCAATTTCAGAATCTCAAGAATTGTCATATAATTTCTCTGAGCATGATATGGATAAAATTACTAATCTAATTGACAGTGTAAATGATGAGAACCTCTCTCGTCTGGAGGCCCTGGCAAAATCTCACAATGTACTGACAAATTCCTTGAACTTGACTTCAGTTAGCCTTGAAAGCGCCCCAAAAGATGACCAAATAGGTCCAATTTTCTCAGAATTGACCAAAACTAGTCGTGAATTAGGGGAGTTGGAAAATGAAATTGAAAATCTGGAAAATTTAGAGGCTCAAGAAAAATCTGTTCTAATCTTGTTGAATTCTCAAATTCGCATTAATTTAACCAAAAAACAAATTGACAAAAAGAGATTGGCCGGATTGGAACTGGGACCCAAAGTGCAAGAGGTGCTAGAAGACTATTCTAATATTTTAAGAAGTAAAAAATTGGAACTCTTAGAGAGATACATTTTAGATGGACTAACTACACTATTACACAAAACTGATTTTATTGAAAAAGTCAAAATTAACGGTGAAACCTTTGAAATTAAGTTATTCAAAGGAAATGATGATGAGATTACAAAAGATATGCTATCAAAAGGTGAACTTCAAATGTACTCCACATCAATTGTACAAGCATTAGCCAAAACATCTGGACGTCCACTGCCATTTATGATAGATACTCCACTTGCAAGATTAGATGAGGATCACAGAAAAAGTTTGGTTGGTGAATTTTATCCGATTGCATCACACCAAACAATAATTTTATCAACTGATTCAGAAATCAATTACGAACACTACAAAGAACTAAAACCATACATTGCAAAGTCCATAGTTATTTCATACGATTCAGAAAATGGAAAAACAGTATTGCATGACAGATACTTTTTCAACAACAAGGGAGAAAAAGAAATTGAAGTTTAG
- a CDS encoding DndE family protein, which yields MKFSAVTTSSRVQKNLGIMRIKTGLTPNISLRFGFCMSLKDPSIPNPDEYNQEGSKLEPAVLFGAHEPIYMALMLNRLKKDGLDPELYLQKMTRAHMNRGATALWPRINDLSDFYELVKDEQNE from the coding sequence TTGAAGTTTAGTGCAGTAACTACCAGTTCCAGGGTACAAAAAAATCTTGGTATCATGAGAATCAAAACTGGTTTGACTCCAAACATTTCTTTGCGATTTGGATTTTGCATGTCGCTTAAAGATCCTTCCATTCCAAATCCTGACGAGTACAACCAAGAAGGCTCCAAACTAGAACCTGCAGTTCTCTTTGGTGCACATGAGCCAATTTACATGGCACTAATGCTTAATCGATTAAAAAAAGACGGATTAGACCCTGAACTTTATCTGCAAAAAATGACTCGTGCCCACATGAATAGAGGGGCAACTGCCTTGTGGCCAAGAATCAATGATTTGTCTGATTTTTATGAATTGGTAAAAGATGAGCAAAATGAGTGA
- a CDS encoding cysteine desulfurase family protein — translation MSEQPPIYLDSHATTPVDSRVFEVMKPYFTEKFGNASSLDHPYGYDASVTVQLARESIAKAIGANTDEIIFTSGATESDNLALLGVMEKNKEKGNHLITCVTEHKAILDTAKHLESLGYDVTYLPVDEFGLIDLEELKSAITEKTILISIMFANNEIGTIQNVSQIGAIAHEHNVLFHTDAAQAVGHIPIDVKKMNIDLMSFSSHKIYGPKGIGALYLRSLMPRVKLNSIVYGGGQERNIRSGTLNVPGIVGFSKAVEIAVSEMNDENKKYKKWTDLMLEKFAAVGGKLNGHPENRLVHNLNIRFDGIEGKAIINSVSKKLAISAGSACTTQNVEPSHVLLALGLSEEQSHYAIRIGCGRFNTDDDIKVATGEIVNSIESLSKIR, via the coding sequence ATGAGTGAGCAACCTCCAATTTACTTGGATTCTCATGCTACCACGCCTGTAGATTCACGAGTTTTTGAGGTAATGAAGCCATATTTCACTGAGAAATTTGGTAATGCGTCCAGTTTGGATCATCCCTATGGATATGACGCATCAGTTACAGTTCAGCTTGCAAGAGAATCAATTGCAAAGGCAATTGGTGCAAACACTGATGAGATTATCTTTACATCTGGTGCAACTGAATCTGATAATTTAGCACTACTTGGTGTGATGGAGAAAAACAAAGAAAAAGGAAATCACTTGATAACTTGTGTTACAGAACACAAGGCAATTTTAGATACTGCAAAACATTTAGAGTCTTTGGGATATGATGTAACTTATCTTCCAGTTGATGAATTTGGTTTAATTGACTTGGAGGAATTAAAATCTGCAATTACTGAAAAGACTATACTAATTTCAATAATGTTTGCAAACAATGAGATTGGTACAATACAAAATGTCTCACAAATTGGTGCAATTGCACATGAACATAATGTGTTGTTTCATACTGATGCAGCTCAAGCAGTTGGACACATTCCAATTGATGTTAAAAAAATGAATATTGATTTAATGTCATTTTCATCTCATAAAATTTATGGGCCAAAAGGAATTGGCGCATTATACCTGCGCAGTTTGATGCCAAGAGTCAAACTGAATTCCATTGTTTATGGTGGGGGACAAGAAAGAAACATTCGTTCTGGTACACTAAATGTTCCAGGAATTGTAGGATTTTCAAAAGCAGTAGAGATTGCAGTATCAGAAATGAATGATGAAAATAAAAAATACAAAAAATGGACAGATTTAATGTTAGAAAAGTTTGCAGCAGTTGGTGGCAAACTAAATGGCCATCCAGAAAATAGACTGGTTCATAATCTCAACATTAGATTTGATGGAATTGAGGGCAAGGCAATAATTAATTCAGTATCAAAGAAATTGGCCATATCTGCAGGCTCTGCATGTACTACTCAGAATGTTGAGCCTTCCCACGTACTTTTGGCCTTGGGATTAAGTGAAGAGCAGTCACACTATGCCATTAGAATTGGCTGTGGACGATTCAATACTGATGATGATATCAAAGTTGCAACTGGTGAGATTGTAAATTCTATTGAATCCTTGTCAAAAATTAGATGA
- a CDS encoding DEAD/DEAH box helicase family protein, protein MDEINSFEELDINYEYNSNRNFVYADFFNKILPHCNYYKRFGGIFSGQKFVQCAEGLQDFIKENDGTMQLAIIPVFDEKDKEAFSKNSREQIITEKWKVELNEIEDSLKQDHIKALAWMISTGKLTIKLILPQDENGNPLTREQLRDEEVLVNEVGIFTNKHGEALSFHGHIDAKKDESDVIRITTSRHWVPKEKRQRDKDFDKFEEFWNNETCKIGDITCQIRPLTPELVDYFKETAPEEPPESLFVPPQLREYQNDAIQNWQENGNRGIFEMATGTGKTFTAIGCIDRLRTIHKKLFVVVSAPYTNLVDQWEDELKKWHIPSIKLEEGWTKTLRREISAINKTENSQVTVVICTHNKFSTDNLIKNIEKCNTKTLLIVDEAHHVGAGNTLEDVEELMLGKKELTQGARKGLSEKYDFRLALSATIVRYFDDEGTDYLRKYFSGTKTGDDGKPLSTVINFDLKRAIDECSNCKESKKNCSCGEFKGYLCGYNYHPYFIELTATEFDEYKRLTYEAVRYLKSKDPGVKSMGQNKIIQRSRIIRDASQKIPTFIKIMKSFTKIKHLLVFYSERQYDEIDKILEKSSETLGYARPVFKRITHDSPKDKRKRKKYLRDFAKEDYDMILANRVLDEGMDVPEAKGCIVLASTGNPTQFVQRRGRVLRQFDDLYLDGTSKTHANIYDVLVRPNLEGFENPEAHKLEIGMIKSQLARITEMASLALNYDDDLKEKIKEFKNNLPEDVFEQEYDE, encoded by the coding sequence ATGGATGAAATAAATTCTTTTGAAGAATTAGACATTAACTACGAATACAATTCAAATAGAAATTTTGTATATGCAGATTTTTTTAACAAGATTTTACCGCATTGTAACTATTACAAAAGATTTGGAGGTATTTTTTCTGGACAGAAATTTGTACAGTGTGCAGAAGGATTGCAAGATTTCATTAAAGAAAATGATGGAACTATGCAACTTGCAATAATACCCGTTTTTGACGAAAAAGACAAAGAAGCATTTTCAAAAAATTCTAGAGAGCAAATTATTACAGAAAAATGGAAAGTAGAATTAAATGAAATTGAAGATAGTCTTAAGCAAGATCACATTAAAGCTTTAGCATGGATGATATCAACTGGAAAATTAACAATAAAATTAATTCTTCCTCAAGATGAAAATGGCAATCCGTTAACCAGAGAGCAACTTAGAGATGAAGAAGTATTGGTAAACGAAGTAGGAATTTTTACCAATAAACACGGAGAAGCTCTTTCATTTCACGGTCACATAGATGCAAAGAAAGATGAATCAGATGTTATTCGCATAACTACATCCAGACATTGGGTTCCAAAAGAGAAAAGACAAAGAGATAAAGATTTTGATAAATTTGAAGAATTTTGGAACAATGAAACATGCAAGATTGGAGACATTACATGTCAGATCAGACCCTTAACACCCGAATTAGTAGACTATTTCAAGGAGACAGCGCCAGAAGAACCTCCCGAATCATTGTTTGTTCCACCTCAATTAAGAGAATATCAAAACGATGCAATACAGAATTGGCAAGAAAATGGTAACAGAGGAATTTTTGAAATGGCTACAGGTACAGGAAAAACATTCACAGCCATTGGGTGCATAGACAGATTACGAACAATCCATAAAAAATTATTTGTAGTTGTGTCTGCACCATACACAAATTTAGTTGATCAATGGGAAGATGAACTCAAAAAATGGCACATACCATCAATAAAACTAGAAGAGGGTTGGACAAAAACACTACGAAGGGAGATTAGTGCAATAAATAAAACTGAAAATAGTCAAGTGACAGTTGTAATTTGCACACATAACAAATTTTCAACAGATAATTTAATTAAAAATATTGAAAAATGCAACACAAAAACTTTGTTAATTGTTGACGAAGCACATCATGTTGGTGCAGGAAATACTTTAGAAGATGTGGAAGAACTAATGTTAGGTAAAAAAGAACTTACACAAGGTGCAAGAAAGGGATTATCTGAAAAATATGATTTTCGATTAGCACTTTCTGCAACAATTGTAAGATATTTTGATGATGAGGGAACAGACTATCTACGAAAATATTTTTCTGGAACAAAAACAGGTGACGATGGAAAACCACTGTCGACGGTAATTAACTTTGATCTTAAAAGAGCAATTGACGAATGTTCAAACTGTAAAGAAAGTAAAAAAAATTGTTCTTGCGGAGAATTTAAAGGATATTTGTGCGGATATAATTACCACCCTTACTTTATTGAATTGACTGCCACTGAATTTGATGAGTACAAGAGATTAACATATGAAGCAGTCAGGTATCTAAAATCAAAAGATCCAGGAGTCAAAAGTATGGGACAAAACAAAATCATACAAAGATCAAGAATAATTAGAGACGCTTCACAGAAAATTCCCACATTCATAAAAATTATGAAGTCATTTACAAAAATTAAACATCTTTTAGTTTTTTATTCGGAAAGACAATATGATGAGATAGATAAAATTTTAGAGAAATCATCAGAAACTTTAGGTTATGCAAGACCTGTCTTTAAAAGAATTACACATGACAGTCCAAAAGACAAAAGGAAGAGAAAAAAATATCTCCGTGACTTTGCAAAAGAAGATTATGATATGATTTTAGCTAATAGGGTGCTTGATGAAGGCATGGATGTGCCTGAAGCAAAGGGGTGCATTGTTCTTGCATCGACAGGAAATCCAACTCAATTTGTTCAAAGAAGAGGGAGAGTCTTGAGACAATTTGATGATCTGTATTTAGATGGGACATCAAAGACGCATGCAAACATCTATGATGTTTTGGTTAGACCTAACTTAGAGGGATTTGAGAATCCCGAAGCTCACAAGCTTGAGATCGGAATGATAAAAAGTCAACTTGCAAGAATTACAGAAATGGCAAGTTTAGCTTTAAATTATGACGACGACCTGAAAGAAAAAATTAAAGAATTTAAAAATAATTTACCTGAAGATGTTTTTGAACAGGAATATGACGAGTGA
- a CDS encoding HNH endonuclease: protein MSNQFILILKNSDEGKFNGFKRKNFNKQTKEILKKNSSNHVLGLHKGVISNKVWNKIKKDDKFYITIENETFRVTANLIKKAKNLKYGEIIYPETIDRKQVNYFLFFKKLDDCREPFEVLKKRSKSNIFSNEGIFEIKQRTNSERIKKTKINKALIEKTRGKVERKHRSIQALDRNQSNVVQLKKLYNNKCQIQQCNFELNYEKGGKIKQFSHVHHYNQLAKSRMDSLNNMIVLCPNHHAEFDFKVKLIDYDGVTIINEKGKETGETIKFHKGHKLDIKNIESLLGEQDG from the coding sequence ATGTCTAATCAATTTATTTTAATTTTAAAAAATTCTGATGAAGGAAAATTCAATGGGTTTAAGAGAAAAAATTTCAATAAACAAACAAAAGAAATCCTAAAGAAGAATAGTAGTAATCACGTTTTAGGGCTGCATAAAGGAGTTATCAGCAACAAAGTCTGGAATAAAATCAAAAAAGATGATAAATTCTACATTACAATTGAAAATGAAACTTTTAGAGTTACTGCAAATTTAATTAAAAAAGCTAAGAATTTAAAATATGGAGAAATAATCTATCCCGAAACGATAGATAGAAAGCAGGTTAATTATTTCTTATTTTTTAAAAAATTAGATGATTGTCGTGAACCTTTTGAGGTTTTAAAAAAAAGGTCAAAATCAAATATTTTTTCCAACGAAGGAATATTTGAAATAAAACAAAGAACAAATTCTGAAAGAATTAAGAAAACAAAAATCAACAAAGCACTAATTGAGAAGACTCGCGGCAAAGTAGAAAGAAAACATAGATCAATTCAAGCACTGGATAGAAACCAATCTAATGTGGTACAATTAAAAAAACTTTACAATAACAAATGTCAAATTCAACAATGTAATTTTGAATTAAATTATGAAAAAGGAGGAAAAATTAAACAGTTTTCACATGTTCATCACTACAATCAATTAGCAAAGAGTCGAATGGATTCATTGAATAACATGATTGTTTTATGCCCAAATCATCACGCAGAATTTGATTTTAAAGTCAAACTCATTGATTATGATGGAGTGACCATAATTAATGAAAAAGGAAAAGAGACAGGAGAAACAATCAAGTTTCATAAAGGTCACAAACTAGATATTAAAAACATAGAGAGTTTACTTGGAGAACAAGATGGATGA
- the dndB gene encoding DNA sulfur modification protein DndB, protein MSKSRIAEQSVGSETYGFDAIRGIQAKREFYVAMCPLKIIPKLFIFNDYEIPPELRAQRIMKDSRIPAIKNYILNNPEDYTFSSLTASVDGTMKFTPAASLGEDGKLGRLYINMDSRLLINDGQHRRKAIEEALKENPDLGSEMISVVFFQDDGLKRSQQMFSDLNKNAVKPTKSLNILYDHRDKFSQFIVDLVGSVDIFEGRVELEKTSISNRSTNAFTLNGIADASLRLIGLRKSRKPTDDEKKLIKEYWEIVSKNIPEWQLLIQGKTSSSELRKSFVHTNTNCLNAIGIAGQIIIEQNPDSWKDVLKNLKKIDWSRESSDWEKRLILNGQMQKHSAGIDLAANVILQKCGISLSEDRQKIEDKL, encoded by the coding sequence ATGTCTAAATCAAGAATTGCTGAACAATCTGTTGGCAGTGAGACATATGGGTTTGATGCAATTCGTGGGATTCAGGCAAAACGTGAATTCTATGTGGCAATGTGTCCGCTCAAAATTATTCCAAAACTATTCATCTTCAATGATTATGAGATTCCTCCAGAACTACGTGCACAAAGAATTATGAAGGATTCTCGTATTCCTGCAATTAAAAATTACATCCTAAACAACCCTGAGGACTACACGTTTTCCTCATTAACTGCATCAGTTGATGGAACTATGAAATTCACACCAGCTGCATCTCTAGGTGAGGACGGCAAACTGGGACGTCTTTACATCAACATGGACTCCAGACTATTGATCAATGACGGACAGCACAGACGAAAGGCAATTGAAGAGGCCCTAAAGGAGAATCCTGATTTGGGCTCTGAAATGATTTCTGTTGTATTTTTCCAAGATGATGGTTTAAAACGCAGTCAGCAAATGTTTTCAGACTTGAATAAAAATGCCGTAAAGCCTACAAAATCATTAAACATACTATATGATCATCGAGACAAGTTTTCTCAATTTATTGTTGATTTAGTTGGTTCTGTTGATATCTTTGAAGGACGAGTTGAGTTGGAAAAAACTAGCATCTCTAATCGCTCAACTAATGCATTTACTCTAAATGGAATTGCAGATGCTTCATTGCGTTTAATTGGTTTGCGTAAAAGTAGAAAACCTACTGATGATGAAAAAAAATTAATCAAAGAATACTGGGAAATAGTTTCAAAAAATATCCCTGAATGGCAATTACTAATTCAAGGAAAAACTAGTTCATCTGAACTAAGAAAGAGCTTTGTTCACACAAATACAAATTGTCTTAATGCAATTGGTATTGCCGGACAAATAATTATTGAACAAAATCCTGATTCCTGGAAAGATGTGTTGAAAAATCTCAAAAAAATTGATTGGTCAAGAGAATCATCTGATTGGGAAAAGAGACTGATTCTTAATGGTCAAATGCAAAAACATTCAGCAGGAATTGACCTTGCAGCCAACGTAATTTTGCAAAAATGTGGCATTTCACTCTCTGAAGACAGGCAAAAAATAGAGGATAAGCTTTGA